CAGCTCTGTGGTTTAATAAAAATGCAGTATCCATTTAGTATTTTGTGTCAAGTGTAAAGTGAAGAACTAGGTAAGAATACCAAATATATAGGTCTAATAAATACATTGTCAGATTAACTATTTTTCATTATCAGCATGCAAAGAATCCTGGTCACTAGGATTGTTAAAGGTATTAAATGCATAGTTTACGAGGAAGTATGAATACGGCACacaattcatttaaattctcattttcactgtgtgtggcCGCTCTCAGTGGTAATGCATGCGAAACCTGACTCCTCGCTGATAAGTCTTTTCATAGATTAATGGTGTTTGGTCTGGATGACTATGGTTTATCACACAGTGGGAAGGCTTAGAAAGAAAGCGGATGGAAGGAgtaaaataagagagagacagtgagtcagagagagacTTAGGCTAGCTAAAAGTGTGGGCcgctgaggggaaaaaaaaaaaagcaacagcatGAGAGAATGAACCCATTGATAGATTTTCCTACATCTACCGTATTCTCTGATGTTTCAGCATCTGTGGCCACTCACAGTTTCAGGGATTATGCCGATCACTTTCTACCGTATCTGTCCACATCATCGTGATATGGTCTAGCAGTTGTTCCTGGAGAGCCCTGAGACAGATCTTCTCCCTCATTCGTCCCTCCTGAACCACTAGAGGAGATGGATAGGCTATAATGGTCCGCTGATGTGCTGGCCTCCTGCCAGCCAGGGGGTGGAGCTGCATGGCAAGCAGTTGGTTTCACACCTCAGCAGAAAAGGAAATACAAGAATAACTCAAAGCACATAGTGTAGATATATTGGAgtctaaaacacacatgcacccagAAATACCCTCTGGGTGCATGTGCAAAGCTGAAAAAACATCTCAAAGATACCCTATGATCTTTGTATAAAACCAGTGAAGCATCAAGACATTAaaggaatataaaaaaatagagaaagcaAGGTAAGAGAGAATATTTTGGCtgaatacatacagtatttccaTTGTTTTTATTAACTGGCATTCTTAGTGGGCAAGAATATATAAACCATAAAAATGTCtatacatataaaaacacaagacaaacattgtccacaaaaaacaaagcagtacATTTTGTATGACTGAGCATACCAAGTTCATTttgataaatgtaaaaacaatccACTTAGAACTTGACACACTGGAATCACTGAGAAGCTGATATGACAGAAAGGCCATAAAGGTGTTGTTGCTGAGAAATACAGATTCTCCTATTAAAAAGGTCAAATCATCcacccacaataacacaacgCCATGTACaatgttttgtaaatgtttcaCATTACGCATATGTATATGCATCTATTACAGGATTGTAGTGTAAGAGTTGAAGTGTCATATTCTTCATGGCCTTCTACTTATAACATTTCCAAAAGTCCCCTTGTGTTTTTACTTAAACTCACTGTATTAATGGTAGACATTGTGCATCAAGtacagaatgtttttttattactctGGGACCGAGCCAAACCACCTAacattcacaaaatgtcaaaaacacatgGGAATCAATTTCTGCGAAGCTGGTGTTTTAGAGAACGGTCATGTGAGCATCAGCGTCGCGAGGTCACGCTGCTCCTCACAGAGGCATTagcagctttctctctctctttagacAGCTCCATCTCTATCTTCGCCTGGATTTTCTCCCAGTCCACCTCAACCTGGCAGAGACGCAGACAGACGAGATGAAATGAGATAAGACGAGCTACTGTATATTGCTTTGATCGGTGTGGGATTGATAACGCAAAGCAGCTAAATTAGTCACATTACATGATGAGGCAGGGATCACATTGGACGCCTGACAAGCCTGCTGAGTTTTAATGCTTTTCCCGTCCCAAACCTGATCGCACTGAGGAGTGTTTTTTGCTGCGAGAGGCACCCAACTAATGCTCCTCTAAGCGATCAGTGACATCAAACAGCTCAAGCAGTAGACAGCGAAAAGAACTAGGCTTTCCTCcatttttggtttagttttgCAAGCTCCTCTGAATggagaacagagaaaaagcCGAAGTGACATGGAGTGTTTATCCTGTGAAAGTCGAGCAGTGGCTAAAAAGCTGAAAACCCACGGgacacaattaaaaacagacaccGTCCACAGCTAAAAAGGCATCCAGTGTGATTGCTGTCCAAATTAATGCTTAATTAATGCAGTGCAGCAAACAGCTGCCCTAACTTACCCCTTCAGCGTACTGCAGGAATCTCTTATTGGTCTCCTTCCTGCCAAATTTTTGCAGGAACTTCTGCCTATAGGCCAGCACGGTGTCCACATGGGTCTTGTGTTTGACTGCCAGCTCCAGTGCCCTGAACACAAAATGACGTGATATAGATGCACACCCATCCTGTGTGGACAACTATGCTTCACCAAAACTCTTGCTCAAACTTAATTTTAGACCTTCTCCTAAAAATAACCCTTATGTGAGCCTAGAAAAAGCATCCTCCAAAACGACTTGTCTGTCAtatacacaatcacacaaacgcTAAGTTGTACCTCTGCCAGTTGAAAAGGTCAATGCTGACTTGTATGGCCTGGTAGATGAGACCAGCTTGTAACAGAGTGGCCTCGGCCTCTTGGACCTGCCCGCTGAACAATAGCATGTGGGCCAAAGACGACTCCTTAGATGGCTGCTCCTTTATAAAGTTGATGTACTGTACCCGCGGTAActgaaagaagagagggagaggacatgcagagagaaaagaaaaaaaagatattgtgAATGAGATGCCTTGAAAACTATGCTCTTTGACTTACCTTTTCTGTCAAAATCCTTGAAGTTTCaataaatttaattttgtgttttgtgttgcaaGTTATGGTAGAAAATCAGTGTGTTCGATGGAATTGACCATTAACTAATGCTCTCACCTCTCCAATGGCAGCATAGGCCATCTCCGCTGTGGTCAGCTCCCTGCTTGCCATAGCCATACCAGCGAGGCATGCCCACAACGTTTGGTCCTATAGATGTAGGGAGCAGAGATAGTGAGGATCTGAATATCTGACCATCTGACACAATGACCTACAGACTAGTTTTTGAATGCATTTCcccattttccattttgtttttcttttttcacatacTTCTTAACAAATGTTTACTTATTTACAAATATATCATTTACTATTTCTTGACCTTGTGATTTATAGCATTTCTTGTTGTGATAGCTGCGTTTTTCAGTCGTCCATCTCAGGTGTGTCTGATAAAACACTTCTATTTTAATCAGTCAGCTGTctacacatccaaacacacactaccTTGTCctaaatgtttaatataaaatgtaaagtaaTTTGAGTGATTGAGAATATAGCAAAGCATGATGgggtatgtgcgtgtgtgcacagGGACAGGTTATGACGGTGTCTTTGCAGTCATTCAGCTTATATCCTGGCAGGTCTCACTGTAGTCGTGCTCCACGGcattaagaaaacacacatcacacacgtaaaaacaaacatacacagacatttgCCGTACACATCTatgaatgcaaacaaatgtgTCACCACTTTATTACATGCAGCtgcattcattaaaatgaagcCATAACCACCAATTGGCCAAGAGTTGAGCAAACTTCACACTCGAGTCACCACTCTGTAATTCTCCCTTTAATCAGTGTCCATCACTAAGACAAACAGCTCTATTCAGAAACCACTCCtggaaacaataaataacactGTCAGCCACTGCCTGAGGTCATAAACTTGATACTTGACAAACTATCACAATTTCAGGCGAAACCTTCCTTTGGTGTGACTGTATCACAATTAGATTATAAATGTCATGTACTCTATGCTatggatgtttgtttgtgtgtatgactCTAAACTATCACATGGATCAACTCCCATTAGTTGAGGCCTTACTGACAACCACCACTGTGATTCTGGGAAAAGCCTTCTGGTGAGGGTTTACCAGAAGTATGGGAAGGAAGGGGGGTCCAGGAAAAAATCTCTTTAAACCAGAGACTCTCTCTGCATCCTTTTTGTCCAACCCTCCTCTTGGTACTAGCGTCCATTTCTCCAGGGTTGTGGTTATTGCATCATCGTTGCCCAAGAAAAGACACAGTCTAACACTGcatttaatatgtgtgtgtgtgtgtgtgtgtgtgtgcatgcatgcatgtggaGAGTTTACACATAGTTGGTATTTATGAATGAGGTCTATGGGGACTAAATCCGGTAAATGGTGTCACCAGGCTAATTGAAGGCTAATTAAAGCCTGCTGGTCTGCTCCCATAAACCTGTCTACTACCTTCTCATTTCAGACTctttgcatgcgtgtgtgtgacacacaccacaggaacCAGGACTGTGACAGAGCCCTAGACTGCAGGACATGTCGCGCTATCTTGAGGCCacttatataaataaaaaggcaaaatacaGCGGTAGTTCTGTTTGGGTATCTAAAATGTAAAGACATActtaaaatatacacaaacactACCACTAGATGTGAGAAATGATGAGGCAGCAGGTATAGCCAAGTTCAAACCGACAATTTCTTCACCAGTAAAATTAGTTCAAATTAGTAGAGATCCGCAGGTATTTTACCTTGGCAAAGCGGCAGAGGCGTAGTGCATCTTCCCAGCGTGCAGAGGTGCTGTATTCGTGTAGGAGGGCCGGGTATGGAGGTACACTGCTGTACACCAGTGAACCGTCTCCTTGGCGTAACGTCACCTTGGTGCCAACGTAGCTCAGAACTTGGGGTGCACGGCTGAACTCACTTTTGGGGGGACAAATATGCACATCAGAGCTACAACAAATATATGTGAGCACATCTTAACAGCAATCAGCAAGGAACACTCTCTGTCATTATTGGGTGTGAAAAAAGTATGAATGCTTTGGGGGGAAAAGACTGACAGTTCAATTATATAATTAGGGTAATgcaatatgtttaaaaaaataagtaaaacatgATTTATCGTGTTAACGTGTAGGGGATGAATTGtgcaaattaagaaaacaacaATTAACTTATTGACCATGTAGGTTTTgacagtgtgcgtgtgtgccaGAATTTCAAATACAAAGAGTAATTTGTGGCAGCCCACCACATATACAATTTTGCTGAATTGATGAAATAACTTACTGACAGTGCTGCTTTTGTAACTTGCACTGTACTTGGTCCAACCAGCCTTCCATCACCTATTTTCTAAAAACCTAGACACATTTGTAACATTGGAGCCTTTATATTGGTATATTTATTAACTCGTACCACTTGATATCTCATGTTCCCCATTTGCACAttgcataaaaacaaacttttaatgaCTCCCATGATAAAATCTGGCTTCTGGAGAACCAAAATAGtacaagcaaaacaacaaaaaaaattggaaaaaataGCAACTCAAATTGAGGCTGTGTTAATAAGCAACCAACTGTAAAACTTGATCCCATTAAGAGTctgaaaaagtataaaagtatatGTATAACAGCAAGCCATaaactgcaaaaaaataaagaagtatACAGTTTGTACTATAtgaggacaaataaaaaaaaaatgtgcaacCAAATGTTCAAATTAGTGTAGCAGAGACATGCAAAAGTAGTCCAGGATCGCCTGTGTAGACAGTGCAGGCACTCTGCCTCAGTACCTCCTGTACTGGCTGAAGCTGAGCACTTTTGGGCAGGaagcattgtacagtctgacagctgctggcaACAAACAGTGCCTACAGCGCTTTGTGTTGTACCTTGGGGAATGAGCTTGAAGGTGCAAAAAAGCAGCTTCTATCCCTTTTTTCAGCTCTTATTTTACATCTTTTCATGCTACTTCTCTTCAGTGACTGTTTTAACCTCATATGAAAATAGTGAGGGCAATTTGGCTGGATTTCTACTTCTCTTTGAAATTCTGTCCGGCTTCTAATTTGAACATAACCATTCTGGTGAAAAGTATCAATCGTTTATGCTGAAATGCCAGCACATACGCGAAAACTAAGGAGTTTACATGTCTACCTGCCATCCTTTATGTACAGTGTTTTCGGCAGCAGTTCCTTGTCGGTGAAGACAGCACTCGGGTAGTACCACACTGTTAGCTGGTTGTCTTGGACTCCACACAGGATGTTAGCAGCATCATTCCATGCCATACTGTGAACCATGCTACCTACAGGACAGACCACACATACAACAAACATGTTCATCCGACGTTAGCGAAACTTgtatagaaaaataaagagagtCACTACACTTCATGGCAAGTTCCCTCCTCCATGCCTCACCAATTTTGCAGATTTTGGGTTCTCGCCCAAGATGACGTACAGAGGTCAGGTAAAGGTCACGGTTCTTGTCTACCAAGGCAATCTTCCTCTCAGTGGATGGGCCACACTGGTCCAAAGCAACATCCACCACCTCCAGCTACATATGaataatgacacacacaagTCCAAAGGTGAGAGGGGACTGAAGAATGAATGATGGAAGGACGACAAAAGAtcaggaaaagggagagagcgATTTGTACCGTGACCGAACAGGCTTTtctgccaagtgtgtgtgtgtgtacacaagacagagagagacagatagagagagagagagagggacagagagagagagagagagagagagagagagacatcaagtgggtatatgtgtgtctgaacctgcgtgtgtgtgagtgtgtgcgcgtgtgtgtgtgtgtgtgtgtgtgtgtgtgtgtgtgtgtttggccagaGCCAGCTGGCTTCGGTGCAGTGTCTTGGAGCTGTGGAGTACTGGCAGACAAAGCCATGATGACAAACAGTAAGTACAGCTACCTCTACTTCTTTTCCTTCCATTCTaattctttccttctttttagtctctttctttcttagGTTGACTCCAAAGCCCTTCCCCCATTCTCTTCctgtgtctttactgtctgTCCCCCTTCTGGACATGGGTAATTTTTTTTAGCACAGAAACTCATTCTGAAAAGACTGTTCCCATTCACTAGGTCTATATAGATGAAATGCAGCATGTTTGAATCATCACAGTGAACAATGAACCACTACCTGTAGCTAAAGCTTAAAGGTTGCAGGCAAAATATCAGCAGCCTCACTAGTTGACTTTTTTTGTGTAGAagacatacaaaaataaagagCAGCATCAATCCAATAACGCAGGCTGGGATCTAGCTCAAATATTAGTGCAACATTTTagggaaaaatgtttttaatgttaggATATTTACAATGACACAACACACTTCGACAAACCACACAAAAGTGAGATTTATGCTTTATTgtcaacattttcacacaactTGCTCCAcatttttctaataaaaaaGGCTTTGAGAATGACAGTGATGAGTCATCTCCCTGTGCCTCTCCTGAACAGAGCTGTTTCTAATGTAACCTGCAATCCTATGAAATAATATTGTTACCTGAAGTTGGTTAATATTGTTAGTAGCATGCTGGCTAGCTAGGCATGCTAACACTCTttgcactgtttgttttttcactctgCAAAGGTGAAACACCCTCTTTAGATACAAAGTATCTCTTTTATAGtcacaccagcatttaaaaTAGCTAAAATCTGaaatcaattattttcaatcAGCATGATGAGCATGGTAAGTGGAATTGCAAGCAGAGTTTGAGTAAATTTGCACTGTGCATTTTTAGTAGAGGTACATTTTAGGGAACTTTAACACAAGTTTGTACTGTTGACCAATTACAAACTGTATTGATGGTAATGACCTTTGAGGGAACAGAAAGGAGCACaaattcttaaataaaaaaGCTACCACATTTGCTATTTTGTACAACCCACATTATGGGGTCACTATGTCACCAAGCTTTCAGcaccacatactgtattttgCAAGGACACACAAATAACTTTCACTGTGCCAGTTTCTCGTGAAAGCAGGCACTCACTACTGTACCATGAACATGGCTTTGGTGTTGCTAGGTTATGATGATGTTTGTGGGAGGGGTTAGTTTGAACTTAAGCTAGTaagaatgatgaatgatgataGGGGGCAGGGTGTCATGTCCTAATAGGTATAGCAACACACAGGAGAGTGAGAGATATGATATGACTTGACACCAAGACAGATATCAGATTacaaaaaagatgatttttagCTTACAAGTAGCTCCACTAGCTTCctgtgtgttgcagcagcagtttcagtCAAGTATCAAGATATGTGCTAACTAATCACTCAGAGGATTACTCACCTTATGAATCAAGGGCTTCCCATCGCCAAGGGCTTTCCCAGTCAGGGCATCAAAGATAAGGATGACTGATaaggagaaaggagaagagagcaTCGTAAAAGGACAGTCATTCCTACTTATATCACTATAGTGGTGACAGTGATTCCCTCACCTTTTTCATCACTCTTGTCTCGGATGGCAATGGTGTCGTTACTAAGCGAGACACCCTGGGCATTTAGGATGTCAGCTCTCATACCAGGGAACCTGGGGGAGGATATCAATCGACCCTCATAGGAGAACGTATACAATCCTGCTCCATCCACAAGCAGAAAGTGTCTGGGGTGGGGGAGACAAGAGTGAAAAGTGAATCAACTGACGCAAGCAGGTCATTTAAACGTGTAATGCACATTAACATAGCCTTGACATACTCAGCAACTTACTCAAATTCAACTGTCTATTTAGCTCTATACTGAGAGTATTGCACAAGAGCTACTCCATAATAATCTAATTTCCCCCCAGTGGTTTCACTCTCAGCCTTATTGTATGACAGGGCTGGCTAATCTAgagcccctgtgtgtgtgtgtgtgtgtgtgtgtgtgtgtgtgtgtgtgtgtgtgtgtgtgtgtgtgtgtgtatgcgtttgGTCGTCTGCTTGATGATTGGTCAGTGTGGAGTAATGAAGCATTAGGGAAGCTGATAGATGATCAAGCAGCCTGTTCTCTCTACTTCAGGAGCAGTGTAACAAGAGAGAGACTCACTTCTCCGCTTGCAGGATGAGGCTCACTGTTCCCTCCTTCAGGTCAAAGATGAGGGGAGTATTCCAGTTCCTTGAGCTGGCACACataagcagcacaaacacacacagtaaaatgtgtgaaaatgtgtgtgcagaagTGAGAAAACCATGGAAACATAACCAGGAAATGAAAGGAAGCATGTCAGTAACAAACAATGTAAAACAAGCATCAAGTAGAGCAGATAAATCTACAGATAGGGCATAAGGGGTGCAGTGATAGACGAGGACTGACACAAACAAtaattacacaaataaataaagaagtaaaaaggaaaaaaacatcatgaCACAGACTTTGAGGAGTCCTCCTGTCGTCCATAACAAGTTCAGAGACTGCCTGTGCTCTTAATTATGTCATGTACATAACATGCgaaaagtaaaaatgacacCTCAAATTAACCTACCATATTTCATAACACACGCAGAGATGATCcgataaccctaaccctgacaaAAATTTTGGTGCGAATTTTGAAGGCTTATCTATTTATACAGCATGGAATTTCAGTATATTGCAGTTGGGTCTGAAGATTATGGTCAGTATTTGGTCATTAATCTAAATGAGCATGTGTCACACAAAACCCTGAtgtgagaggaaggagaggagcggAGGGAGGAGTGGGCTACTGACTTGTAGACATAGCACTGGAGGGAAGTCGCGACCACTAGATGACCGTATGCCAGAGACGCTTTGATGACTCGATCTCTAAACTCCAATATGTCCACTGCATCGTTCATCACATTCCTCACCTgagaaaaaagatggaaaagagaaatggggggaaaaaagattaggagctgaattaaaaaaaaaaaagatgatcagGAATGAACAAAGTTCCCAAAAATAAGTGAACAGGCATAAACTTTATACTTCTGAGCAAACACTTTACA
The Pempheris klunzingeri isolate RE-2024b chromosome 4, fPemKlu1.hap1, whole genome shotgun sequence genome window above contains:
- the ift80 gene encoding intraflagellar transport protein 80 homolog, encoding MGRIEKSVEAHKGAVLAGRWNYDGTALITAGEDGQIKIWSKSGMLRSTLASQGSPVYSVAWGPDSDRILYTLGRQLIIKPLQPSAKVIQWKAHDGVVLKVDWSSVNDLILSGGEDCKYKVWDSFGRLLYSSSSHDYPITSLSWSPDGEVFSVGSFNTLRLCDKTGWSYALEKPNTGSVFSLAWSADGTQLAGACGNGHVIFAHVVEQHWEWKNFVITLTKRRTMQVRNVMNDAVDILEFRDRVIKASLAYGHLVVATSLQCYVYNSRNWNTPLIFDLKEGTVSLILQAEKHFLLVDGAGLYTFSYEGRLISSPRFPGMRADILNAQGVSLSNDTIAIRDKSDEKVILIFDALTGKALGDGKPLIHKLEVVDVALDQCGPSTERKIALVDKNRDLYLTSVRHLGREPKICKIGSMVHSMAWNDAANILCGVQDNQLTVWYYPSAVFTDKELLPKTLYIKDGSEFSRAPQVLSYVGTKVTLRQGDGSLVYSSVPPYPALLHEYSTSARWEDALRLCRFAKDQTLWACLAGMAMASRELTTAEMAYAAIGELPRVQYINFIKEQPSKESSLAHMLLFSGQVQEAEATLLQAGLIYQAIQVSIDLFNWQRALELAVKHKTHVDTVLAYRQKFLQKFGRKETNKRFLQYAEGVEVDWEKIQAKIEMELSKEREKAANASVRSSVTSRR